A single Chanos chanos chromosome 8, fChaCha1.1, whole genome shotgun sequence DNA region contains:
- the lpar6b gene encoding lysophosphatidic acid receptor 6, translated as MTNLTNPCSNDEFKYTLYSSAFGIVFVFGLLFNMAAMYIFVCTLKLRNETTIYMMNLMVSDLLFVLSLPFRIFYFINRHWPFGEPLCQISVALFYTNMYGSILFLTCINVDRFLAIVYPFRSRAVRTRRNAKIACCAVWVLVLSVSFPIGFQLDTREDSNRHYCFENFTKNQWQSKLSKVVVFIETVGFLIPLVINITCSTMILKTLRDPQTINRGGQLNKSKVMRMIVVHLLIFCFCFIPYNINLALYTLVRSRVLNGCNVESVIRTLYPITFCIAVTNCCFDPVVYYFTSETIQNSIKRKSYAVRNHIKQCDGLQNCNEESSIRTLRATFTHTESTV; from the coding sequence ATGACCAATCTGACCAACCCCTGTTCTAATGATGAGTTTAAGTACACTCTGTACAGCTCTGCTTTCGGCATAGTCTTTGTGTTCGGGCTACTCTTCAACATGGCCGCaatgtacatatttgtgtgtactCTCAAACTGCGGAATGAGACGACCATTTACATGATGAACCTGATGGTGTCAGATCTGCTCTTTGTCCTGAGTCTGCCGTTCCGCATCTTCTATTTCATCAACAGACACTGGCCTTTTGGTGAGCCCCTCTGTCAGATTTCTGTAGCTCTTTTCTACACAAACATGTATGGGAGCATCCTCTTTCTGACCTGCATTAATGTGGACCGTTTCTTGGCCATCGTTTACCCATTTCGCTCCAGGGCAGTGCGGACTCGGCGGAATGCTAAAATCGCTTGCTGTGCCGTCTGGGTGCTGGTGCTGTCTGTCAGTTTCCCCATTGGTTTTCAGCTGGACACACGAGAAGACAGCAACAGACACTACTGCTTTGAGAACTTCACCAAAAATCAATGGCAGTCCAAGTTGTCAAAAGTTGTGGTATTTATTGAAACTGTGGGTTTCCTTATTCCTCTGGTGATAAACATCACTTGCTCCACAATGATCCTCAAGACCTTACGAGATCCTCAGACCATCAACCGCGGAGGCCAATTAAATAAGTCCAAGGTGATGCGTATGATTGTGGTCCATCTTCTCATCTTCTGCTTCTGTTTCATTCCCTACAATATAAACCTGGCTCTGTACACTCTGGTGCGAAGCAGAGTTCTGAATGGATGTAACGTTGAGTCTGTCATCAGGACACTCTACCCCATCACATTCTGCATCGCCGTCACCAACTGCTGCTTCGACCCTGTGGTCTATTACTTCACCTCAGAGACCATCCAGAACTCCATCAAACGCAAATCTTATGCTGTCCGTAATCACATAAAGCAGTGCGACGGCCTGCAAAACTGCAACGAAGAGAGCTCCATTAGAACTCTGAGGGCTACGTTTACTCACACCGAGTCAACAGTGTAA